The Aedes aegypti strain LVP_AGWG chromosome 1, AaegL5.0 Primary Assembly, whole genome shotgun sequence sequence CGTACTCCAGGTGATTTTTGTACTCTGTTCCTACCGCCTGTTGGTCCTGCATAGTGTACGTTTGGTACTCTTTAGTCGGAGGATCTCCCATCAGAACGTTTGCTTCATTTTCAAAGTGCTTAAAGTCATAAATATTACGCAGATAACCTAGGACCGGAGCATACAGCAGATTTGAGAAGGCAATGCCGAAATTGAGGGCAGTGAATCCGATGGCTTCCACGACTCCACCAGCTATGATAGGACCCACGGCGTACGCTATCGAATAGGAGATATCGGCAATGGCGTATATACTACCGTAGACGGATACGTATCGAACGTCCACCAGATATCCAAGTGTTGGAAGCAGTGCTGTATCGATGAGTGCAATTCCGAAACATATACCACAAATTGGGATCATCAGCATAATGTACGACGAACTGAAAGGAATCATAAAACAGCAGAGTCCTTCCAGAGCTAGACCTCCCGCAGCCATTATCCATTGTTTTTCGGGATACTTTCGAGCCATCTTGACCGTTATCACTACACCAAATACATGCGGGAAGAATGCCGGTAGCCACACCATGCCTATCTTCCAATTATCATTTGTTAGTGTATCTTCCATCCACAGTGAAATAGTCGGTTCAAGAAAAGCCAACGCTACATTCGACATAGTCAGTGCCCCGGCGCAAACCGCAATATACGGATCGATCAATAGCCGCCAAATGGGAATGGTGTCCTGCTTCACTTCCTGtctttccgccaaaatttcctTAATAGGTTTCATAACTAGCAGTAGCATGAATCCATCCATGAGTGATATCAACGCCAGGATCACGAATGGCACTTCCTTTCCGGCGAACTGATACAGAGCTCCTCCGAAAGGTGGAGCCACCAGACATCCGAAACTGATGAACGCCAGTGCAATACCAAGGGCTTTCGA is a genomic window containing:
- the LOC5573369 gene encoding vesicular acetylcholine transporter, whose product is MAPLPIINLEPSEVKEIFWTKVQEPTSQRKLILVIVSIALLLDNMLYMVIVPIIPDYLRYIGTWGPEEPMNTSAPTTVFTPHAHAHNGQDSATGVLFASKAIVQLMVNPFSGALIDRIGYDLPMMVGLLIMFLSTMVFACGRSYSMLFFARSLQGVGSAFADTSGLAMIADRFTEEAERSKALGIALAFISFGCLVAPPFGGALYQFAGKEVPFVILALISLMDGFMLLLVMKPIKEILAERQEVKQDTIPIWRLLIDPYIAVCAGALTMSNVALAFLEPTISLWMEDTLTNDNWKIGMVWLPAFFPHVFGVVITVKMARKYPEKQWIMAAGGLALEGLCCFMIPFSSSYIMLMIPICGICFGIALIDTALLPTLGYLVDVRYVSVYGSIYAIADISYSIAYAVGPIIAGGVVEAIGFTALNFGIAFSNLLYAPVLGYLRNIYDFKHFENEANVLMGDPPTKEYQTYTMQDQQAVGTEYKNHLEYGRQQDDSGYQQQQETNIDQGYSQNGSYDQYQQQPGGYQNYQPGYQEQGGVYQQQQQSSRHLPQQPQPVANPFRQQEQPQQQQAPPQPRISNPFRQGF